A stretch of Endozoicomonas sp. SCSIO W0465 DNA encodes these proteins:
- a CDS encoding lipopolysaccharide assembly protein LapB, protein MTEPNSLRIVFSCMNTANYSTIGTDSSGPTNGSRTVRGAGRQNTEGAAALSGWQGTTVKPATSAGTRGLRQNPVRGAYPSALAKSVKRTGNTEELISQGFELLRTGQWHLAFNVFQAIKPATRQQNESKITGLARALYLQPGKAKEALDLLNQLPASAQTGTLLTKSRVLETLKRYQEAEALLKQIVKKEAGDPEKGRACKHHNTNLTLARLWQTMGKLDQAERLLIATFRQESAKTDDLEAGRACRQHETNLTLARHWQMMGKHDHAERLLIATFRMESAKASDLEEGRACKNHQTNLGLVRHWEVMGKQDRAERLLIATFRQESAKPGDLGEGRACKNHETNFTLARLWQMMGKHDKAEHLLIAMFRQESAKANDLEAGRACKNHQTNLELARHWQMIGKLDKSERLLIATFRQESSQPGDPEAGRPCQDHKTNLALVRLWEMMGQLDKAERLLIALFKQESVTADDLEAGKTCKHLETTLTLARLWQLMDKLDKAECLLIATFRQESAQVGDLEAGRACKHHGTNLALARLWQLMGKLDKAGRLLVAMFRQESAKADDLKKGRACKHHETNLGLAHQWEMMGQFDKAERLLIATFRQESVQAGNLEAGRACKHNKTNLSLVRHWEMVGKLDKAERLLIATFRQESVMAEDLEAGRACKDHDTNLTLVRLWQIMGKHDKAERLLIATFRQESVLAGDLEAGRACKNHETNLTLTRHWEMMGQFDKAERLLIAASRQESVKTAGPQADMACKHHETNLGLARLWQTMGQLDKAERLLIATFRQNSEKPGDLEDGRACQHHETNLTLARHWQIMGKHDHAERLLIATFRQESANANDLEAGRACKHHETNLTLTHHWRIMGKVDKAQRLLQQCLSDNTLIDVQKDPYRLALSILHCSTNEFDTYVVAITNRVDKALVQSIHKFMIYCQHVDEHDSAERILLDEAFNFVEEAMQLPSSSEKRAQLLSQKGHIMRMQNKAESEWKFFFQQASCLDPSRVSKEKTELWRKTEQRALKKLNIIN, encoded by the coding sequence ATGACGGAACCAAACTCGCTAAGGATTGTCTTTTCATGCATGAACACGGCTAACTACTCTACCATCGGTACAGACTCATCCGGGCCAACCAACGGAAGCAGGACCGTAAGAGGAGCAGGAAGACAAAACACTGAAGGGGCTGCTGCATTGTCAGGCTGGCAGGGAACGACAGTGAAGCCGGCAACCTCTGCTGGTACCCGGGGGTTAAGACAGAATCCTGTCCGGGGGGCTTATCCATCGGCATTAGCAAAATCGGTAAAAAGGACAGGAAATACCGAGGAGCTTATTTCTCAGGGGTTCGAATTACTCAGGACCGGGCAGTGGCACCTCGCGTTTAACGTATTTCAGGCCATCAAACCGGCGACTCGACAACAAAATGAAAGCAAAATCACCGGCCTTGCCCGGGCACTATATCTCCAGCCCGGAAAGGCTAAAGAGGCACTGGATTTATTAAATCAATTACCGGCTTCTGCCCAGACCGGCACCTTGCTGACAAAGTCCAGGGTTCTGGAAACACTGAAACGTTATCAAGAGGCAGAAGCTCTGCTAAAGCAGATTGTTAAGAAGGAAGCGGGCGATCCGGAAAAAGGCCGGGCCTGCAAGCACCATAATACCAATCTCACGCTGGCCCGTCTCTGGCAGACTATGGGTAAGCTTGATCAAGCCGAACGTCTGCTGATCGCCACGTTCCGGCAGGAATCGGCCAAGACAGATGACCTGGAAGCAGGCAGGGCCTGCAGGCAGCATGAGACCAATCTCACACTGGCCCGTCACTGGCAGATGATGGGCAAGCACGATCATGCCGAACGTCTGCTGATCGCCACGTTCCGGATGGAATCAGCAAAGGCGAGTGATCTGGAAGAAGGCAGGGCCTGCAAGAATCATCAGACGAATCTGGGGCTGGTCCGTCACTGGGAGGTAATGGGCAAACAAGATAGAGCCGAACGTCTGCTGATCGCCACGTTCCGGCAGGAATCGGCAAAGCCGGGTGACCTGGGTGAAGGTAGGGCCTGCAAGAATCATGAGACCAATTTCACGCTGGCCCGTCTCTGGCAGATGATGGGTAAGCATGATAAAGCCGAGCATCTGCTGATTGCCATGTTCCGGCAGGAATCGGCAAAGGCAAATGACCTGGAAGCCGGCAGAGCCTGCAAGAATCATCAGACGAATCTGGAGCTGGCCCGTCACTGGCAGATGATTGGCAAGCTCGATAAATCTGAACGGCTGCTGATCGCCACCTTCAGGCAGGAATCGTCGCAGCCGGGTGACCCGGAAGCAGGCAGGCCCTGCCAGGATCACAAGACGAATCTGGCGCTGGTCCGTCTCTGGGAAATGATGGGGCAGCTTGATAAAGCCGAACGTTTGCTGATCGCCTTGTTCAAACAGGAATCGGTTACCGCAGATGACCTGGAAGCAGGCAAGACCTGCAAACACCTTGAAACGACTCTCACGCTGGCCCGTCTCTGGCAGTTGATGGATAAGCTCGATAAGGCCGAATGTCTGCTGATTGCCACCTTCAGGCAGGAGTCGGCCCAGGTGGGCGACCTGGAAGCAGGCAGGGCCTGCAAACATCATGGGACAAATCTGGCGCTGGCCCGCCTCTGGCAACTGATGGGGAAACTTGATAAAGCCGGACGTCTGCTGGTTGCCATGTTCAGGCAGGAATCAGCGAAAGCGGATGACCTGAAAAAGGGCAGGGCCTGCAAGCACCATGAGACCAATCTGGGGCTGGCTCATCAATGGGAAATGATGGGGCAGTTCGATAAAGCCGAACGGCTGCTGATCGCCACCTTCAGGCAGGAATCCGTGCAGGCGGGGAATCTGGAAGCAGGCAGGGCCTGCAAGCACAATAAGACCAATCTCTCACTGGTCCGTCACTGGGAGATGGTGGGGAAGCTCGATAAAGCCGAACGCCTGCTGATCGCTACGTTCAGGCAGGAGTCTGTGATGGCAGAGGACCTGGAAGCAGGCAGGGCCTGCAAGGACCATGACACCAATCTCACGCTGGTCCGTCTCTGGCAGATTATGGGTAAGCACGATAAAGCCGAACGCCTGCTGATCGCTACGTTCAGGCAGGAATCAGTGCTGGCAGGCGATCTGGAAGCAGGCAGAGCCTGCAAGAACCATGAAACCAATCTTACGCTGACCCGTCACTGGGAGATGATGGGTCAGTTCGATAAGGCTGAACGCCTGCTGATCGCCGCGTCCCGGCAGGAATCGGTGAAGACTGCTGGCCCGCAAGCCGACATGGCCTGCAAGCACCATGAAACCAATCTGGGACTGGCCCGCCTCTGGCAGACAATGGGTCAGCTCGATAAAGCCGAACGCCTGCTGATCGCCACGTTCCGGCAGAATTCAGAGAAGCCGGGCGACCTGGAAGACGGCAGAGCCTGCCAGCACCATGAGACGAATCTCACGCTGGCCCGTCACTGGCAGATCATGGGTAAGCACGATCATGCCGAACGTCTGCTGATCGCCACGTTCAGGCAGGAATCGGCGAATGCGAACGACCTGGAAGCAGGCAGGGCCTGCAAGCACCATGAAACGAATCTTACGCTGACTCATCACTGGCGGATAATGGGTAAGGTCGATAAAGCTCAACGTCTGCTGCAACAATGCCTGTCGGATAATACGTTGATTGATGTGCAAAAAGACCCTTACCGGCTGGCATTAAGCATTCTACACTGTAGTACCAATGAATTTGATACTTATGTTGTTGCTATCACTAACCGTGTCGATAAGGCACTTGTCCAGTCAATCCATAAATTCATGATTTATTGCCAGCATGTCGACGAACACGATTCGGCAGAGCGTATATTACTGGATGAAGCATTCAATTTTGTGGAAGAGGCTATGCAACTTCCTTCCTCCAGTGAAAAACGGGCACAATTATTGTCGCAAAAAGGACACATCATGAGAATGCAGAACAAGGCCGAAAGTGAATGGAAATTTTTTTTTCAGCAAGCATCCTGTCTAGACCCTTCAAGAGTATCAAAAGAGAAAACAGAACTCTGGAGGAAAACAGAGCAACGGGCGCTGAAAAAATTAAATATCATTAACTGA
- a CDS encoding lipopolysaccharide assembly protein LapB, producing MFQSIKPTTQKQNECKVIGLARALYPQPGKAKEALNLLNQLPASAQTGALLTKSRILEELKRYQEAEALLKRIVEREAGDWEKGRACKHHDTNLALARLWQVMGKLDQAERLLIATFRQKSVKARDLEEGRACKNHDTNLTLARHWQIIGKHDQAERLLIAMFRQESAKSGDLEEGRACKNHQTNLGLARHWQMMGKHDQAERLLIATFRQESAKPGDLESDMPCRQHATNLALARHWQIMGKHDKAERLLIATFRQESATNAGDPQAGRACKYHETNLTLARHWQMMGKYDKAERLLIATFRQESANAGDLEAGRACKYHETNLTLARHWQIMGKLYHAERLLIATFRQESPQAGDPEAGRVCKHHDTNLGLARHWQMMGKHDKAERLLIATFRQESVTAGDLEAGKACKHHDTNLGLARLWQLMGKLDQAGRLLTAMFRQESAEAGDLEKGKACKHHETNLGLARQWEMMGQLDKAERLLIATFRQESARADDLEAGMACKHHETNLTLARFWQMMGKLDQSERLLIAMFRQESEQVDDLEAGRACKHHDTNLTLARLWQMMAKHDKAERLLIDTFRQESVTAEDLEADRACKHNDTNLALARHWEIMGKLDKAEHLLIATFRQESAKKGDLEAGKPCKNNDTNLSLSRLWQIMGKFDEAERLLIAMFSQESVQADDLEAGRACQHHATNLGLALLWQNMGKLEKAEYLLIATFRQESAKKGDLEAGKPCKNNDTNLALSRLWQIMGKIDEAERLLIAMFRQESVQADDLEAGRACQHHLTNLGLALLWQNMGKLEKAEYLLIAMFRQESAKPGDLEAGRACKLHETNLGLARLWEMMGKLDQAEHLLIATCRQESARAGDQEADIACKNHETNIALSRLWQRMGKVDNAKRLLQQCLSDNALVNAQKDRYRLALSILHSGTNEFDTYIGDITNGVDKALVQSIHRFRIFCQRVVENGSQERIFLDQAFDYVEEAMQLSSSSSTSSSSEKQAQLLSQKAHIMRMQQKADSEWQSLFQLASCLDPARVLKEKTEPWRTTEQRALKKLKILSTT from the coding sequence CTGGCTCGTCTCTGGCAGGTGATGGGTAAGCTCGATCAGGCCGAACGCCTGCTGATCGCCACCTTCAGGCAGAAATCTGTCAAGGCGCGTGATCTGGAGGAAGGCAGGGCCTGTAAAAACCATGATACGAATCTCACGCTGGCTCGTCACTGGCAGATAATTGGTAAGCACGATCAGGCCGAACGTCTGCTGATCGCCATGTTCCGGCAGGAATCAGCGAAGTCGGGTGATCTGGAAGAAGGCAGGGCCTGCAAGAATCATCAGACAAATCTGGGGCTGGCCCGTCACTGGCAAATGATGGGCAAGCACGATCAAGCCGAACGTCTGCTGATTGCTACGTTCAGGCAGGAATCGGCAAAGCCGGGTGACCTGGAATCAGACATGCCCTGCAGGCAGCATGCGACAAATCTCGCTCTGGCTCGTCACTGGCAGATAATGGGTAAGCACGATAAAGCCGAACGTCTGCTGATTGCCACTTTCAGGCAAGAATCAGCAACAAATGCGGGCGACCCGCAAGCTGGCAGGGCCTGCAAATACCATGAGACGAATCTCACACTGGCTCGTCACTGGCAGATGATGGGTAAGTACGATAAGGCCGAACGTCTGTTGATTGCCACATTCCGGCAGGAATCAGCAAATGCGGGCGACCTGGAAGCTGGCAGGGCCTGCAAATACCATGAGACAAATCTCACGCTGGCCCGTCACTGGCAGATCATGGGCAAGCTCTATCATGCTGAACGCCTGCTGATCGCCACGTTCCGGCAAGAGTCGCCGCAGGCAGGTGACCCGGAAGCAGGCAGGGTCTGCAAGCACCATGATACGAATCTGGGGCTGGCTCGTCACTGGCAGATGATGGGCAAGCACGATAAAGCCGAACGTCTGCTGATTGCCACGTTCAGGCAGGAATCGGTGACGGCAGGTGACCTGGAAGCAGGCAAGGCCTGTAAGCATCATGACACGAATCTGGGGCTGGCCCGTCTCTGGCAGCTCATGGGGAAACTTGACCAAGCCGGACGTCTCCTGACTGCCATGTTCAGGCAGGAATCGGCGGAGGCGGGCGACCTGGAAAAGGGTAAGGCTTGCAAGCACCATGAGACCAATCTGGGGCTGGCTCGTCAATGGGAGATGATGGGTCAGCTTGATAAGGCCGAGCGTCTGCTGATTGCCACCTTCAGGCAGGAATCGGCAAGGGCGGATGACCTGGAAGCAGGCATGGCCTGCAAGCACCATGAGACGAATCTCACATTGGCCCGTTTCTGGCAGATGATGGGTAAGCTCGATCAATCTGAACGCCTGCTGATTGCCATGTTCAGGCAGGAATCGGAGCAAGTGGACGACCTGGAAGCAGGCAGGGCCTGCAAGCATCATGATACGAATCTCACCCTGGCCCGTCTCTGGCAGATGATGGCTAAGCACGATAAAGCCGAACGCCTGCTGATCGACACCTTTAGGCAAGAATCCGTGACGGCGGAGGACCTGGAAGCAGACAGGGCCTGCAAGCACAATGATACGAATCTCGCGCTGGCCCGTCACTGGGAGATAATGGGTAAGCTCGATAAAGCCGAACACCTGCTGATCGCCACTTTCAGGCAGGAATCGGCGAAGAAGGGTGATCTGGAAGCAGGCAAGCCCTGCAAAAACAATGACACGAATCTCTCGCTGTCCCGTCTCTGGCAAATCATGGGTAAGTTCGATGAAGCCGAACGCTTGCTGATCGCCATGTTCAGTCAGGAATCGGTGCAGGCGGACGACCTGGAAGCAGGCAGGGCATGCCAACACCATGCAACGAATCTGGGGCTGGCCCTGCTCTGGCAAAACATGGGTAAACTCGAAAAAGCCGAATACCTGCTGATCGCCACCTTCAGGCAGGAATCGGCGAAGAAGGGTGATCTGGAAGCAGGCAAGCCCTGCAAAAACAATGACACGAATCTCGCGCTGTCCCGTCTCTGGCAAATCATGGGTAAGATCGATGAAGCCGAACGCTTGCTGATCGCCATGTTCAGGCAGGAATCGGTGCAGGCGGACGACCTGGAAGCAGGCAGGGCCTGCCAACACCATTTAACAAATCTGGGGCTGGCCCTGCTCTGGCAAAACATGGGTAAACTCGAAAAAGCCGAATACCTGCTGATCGCCATGTTCAGGCAAGAATCGGCGAAGCCGGGCGACCTGGAAGCAGGCAGGGCCTGCAAGCTCCATGAGACCAATCTGGGGCTGGCCCGTCTCTGGGAGATGATGGGCAAGCTTGATCAAGCCGAACATCTGCTGATCGCCACGTGCAGGCAGGAATCGGCAAGGGCCGGCGACCAGGAAGCAGATATAGCCTGCAAAAATCATGAGACGAATATCGCGCTGTCCCGTCTCTGGCAGAGGATGGGTAAGGTCGATAACGCCAAACGTTTGCTCCAGCAATGCCTGTCTGATAATGCGTTGGTCAATGCACAAAAAGACCGTTACCGGCTGGCATTAAGCATTCTGCATTCCGGAACCAATGAATTTGATACTTATATTGGTGATATCACCAACGGTGTAGATAAAGCACTTGTCCAGTCAATCCATCGTTTCAGAATTTTTTGCCAACGTGTTGTCGAAAACGGTTCGCAAGAGCGTATATTCCTGGATCAGGCTTTCGATTATGTTGAGGAGGCTATGCAACTTTCTTCCTCAAGTTCCACCAGTTCCTCCAGTGAAAAACAGGCGCAATTGTTATCGCAGAAAGCTCACATCATGAGAATGCAGCAAAAGGCTGACAGTGAATGGCAGTCACTTTTTCAGCTAGCATCCTGTTTAGACCCTGCAAGAGTATTAAAAGAAAAAACAGAGCCCTGGAGGACAACAGAGCAGCGGGCCCTGAAAAAGTTAAAAATCCTGAGCACCACTTAA